A genomic window from Diospyros lotus cultivar Yz01 chromosome 2, ASM1463336v1, whole genome shotgun sequence includes:
- the LOC127794706 gene encoding protein FAR1-RELATED SEQUENCE 6-like, producing MENDNERNNNEHRRKLLEEIFGFEEDDSLIGEESEGEEQSDCAAADYINNNLEESNNVNAEEGPLPGMIFNSIESLMNAYQEHARVLGFAVAKRSAHKKSGESYKYVTICCDRGRKQQFEKSTKRINCPARVNAIRRDNRVWQVSKTKSEHNHALQPDMSILMPAHRNLTINMKRQLEANDIAGIRPCKNVRMIEVQAGGPQNLGCLPKDCRNFIESRRRLRLGDGDAEAIRKLFVRMQQKDGDFFI from the coding sequence ATGGAGAATGATAATGAGAGAAATAATAATGAGCATAGACGTAAATTATTGGAAGAGATATTTGGTTTTGAAGAAGATGATAGTTTGATTGGCGAAGAATCAGAAGGTGAAGAACAATCTGATTGTGCGGCAGCTGATTATATTAACAACAATTTGGAAGAATCCAATAATGTCAATGCTGAAGAAGGACCTCTACCAGGTATGATATTTAACAGTATTGAGAGTCTGATGAATGCTTATCAAGAACATGCAAGAGTTTTAGGTTTCGCTGTTGCCAAGAGATCAGCTCATAAAAAGAGCGGTGAAAGTTACAAGTATGTTACAATTTGCTGTGACagaggaaggaaacaacaattTGAGAAGTCTACAAAGAGGATAAATTGTCCGGCAAGAGTAAATGCAATTAGGAGAGACAATAGAGTTTGGCaggtttcaaaaacaaaatcagaaCACAACCATGCATTGCAACCTGATATGTCTATTTTGATGCCTGCCCATAGGAATCTGACAATTAACATGAAGAGACAACTGGAAGCCAATGATATTGCAGGCATAAGGCCGTGTAAGAATGTCAGAATGATAGAAGTTCAAGCTGGTGGGCCACAAAATTTAGGATGCTTGCCTAAAGACTGCAGAAATTTCATTGAGAGTCGGAGAAGGCTGAGACTAGGTGATGGAGATGCAGAGGCCATTCGGAAGTTGTTTGTAAGGATGCAACAAAAAGACGGGGACTTTTTCATTTGA
- the LOC127794707 gene encoding protein FAR-RED IMPAIRED RESPONSE 1-like, with protein MDVNDEGMLTNVLWVHPRAKAAYEEFHDVVSFDTTYLVNRYRMPFATIVGINHHGQSILLGCALVTYEDTRSFKWLFMNWLEAMGNIHPNAILTDQCESIKSAITDVMPNTIHRYCLWHILCKLPQKFRNVVEFNKAIIEFKALVYDSLTIEIFERNWNEFLMKHGLERNDWLKDLFNQRQSWAPVYLHHNFWGGMVSTQRSEGMHAFFDGYVHSMSTLKQFVEQYEIAMSTKIQKEFLADYDSKCKVIKCISEFDWEIQFQQAYTNSMFKLVQNEIRRLLYCHVIPPTEEEARAAATMVGIEKHKIMERCILNNWYHKEFSYTVEYRENGDYLSCNCNKFEFKGIPCCHIFKLMSFKDMKVINERYILRRWRKDVVRRHSKIFFAGGYPHMTDEFKKFKEVECYFQECTDMAFGSREKMEFIQRRLAALKNDLINWNDTMAANESITINTDQDGDQNLEIGGMPILDPNVIRGRGRPRSNRYKSSREVNQNKGRISTRGGRGARGGRRARGGRRARGSNDDEIEGQGSHMIDLNETVVGTQGSQAI; from the exons ATGGACGTCAACGACGAAGGCATGCTAACTAATGTGTTGTGGGTCCATCCTCGTGCAAAAGCCGCATATGAAGAATTTCATGATGTTGTCAGTTTTGACACAACATACCTTGTGAACAGGTATAGAATGCCTTTTGCTACAATTGTAGGCATAAATCATCATGGACAATCAATTCTTTTAGGCTGTGCACTAGTTACATATGAGGACACAAGATCATTCAAGTGGCTTTTTATGAATTGGCTCGAAGCAATGGGAAATATTCATCCTAATGCTATTTTAACCGATCAATGCGAAAGCATCAAGTCCGCTATCACTGATGTTATGCCTAACACTATTCATCGGTATTGCTTGTGGCATATCCTTTGCAAACTGCCTCAAAAGTTTAGGAATGTTGTTGAATTCAACAAGGCAATTATCGAATTCAAAGCTCTTGTATATGATAGTCTCACtattgaaatatttgagagGAATTGGAATGAATTCTTGATGAAGCATGGATTGGAAAGGAATGATTGGCTAAAGGACCTTTTTAATCAAAGGCAAAGTTGGGCACCAGTTTATCTGCATCATAATTTCTGGGGTGGTATGGTTTCTACTCAAAGGAGTGAGGGAATGCATGCTTTTTTTGATGGTTATGTTCACTCTATGAGCACACTCAAacaatttgttgaacaatatgagATTGCAATGAGTACTAAGATCCAGAAAGAGTTCCTGGCTGACTACGACTCGAAGTGTAAAGTGATTAAATGCATATCAGAGTTTGATTGGGAAATACAGTTCCAACAGGCATACACAAATTCAATGTTCAAGTTAGTTCAAAATGAGATCAGGCGCTTGTTGTACTGCCATGTTATTCCGCCAACTGAAGAGGAAGCAAGGGCAGCAGCTACTATGGTAGGTAtcgaaaaacataaaataatggAGAGATGCATATTAAATAATTGGTACCATAAGGAGTTTAGTTACACTGTTGAGTACAGAGAGAATGGTGATTATTTAAGCTGCAATTGcaataaatttgaattcaagGGCATACCTTGCTGCCACATTTTTAAGTTGATGTCCTTTAAAGACATGAAAGTTATCAATGAGAGATATATATTAAGGAGGTGgagaaaagatgttgtcaggcGCCATTCCAAGATTTTCTTTGCTGGAGGTTATCCTCACATGACTGATGAATTCAAGAAATTCAAGGAAGTGGAATGTTACTTTCAGGAATGTACTGATATGGCTTTTGGTAGTAGAGAGAAGATGGAGTTTATACAAAGACGCTTGGCAGCTCtgaagaatgatttaattaattggaatGATACTATGGCTGCTAATGAATCTATCACAATAAACACAGATCAGGATGGAGATCAGAATTTGGAAATTGGAGGTATGCCAATTTTGGATCCAAATGTTATTCGTGGTCGTGGAAGGCCGAGGAGTAATCGGTACAAATCATCACGGGAAGTTAATCAAAATAAAGGTAGGATTTCAACTCGTGGAGGTCGTGGGGCTCGTGGAGGTCGTAGGGCTCGTGGAGGTCGTCGTGCTCGTGGAAGTAATGATGATGAG ATTGAAGGTCAAGGATCACACATGATAGATTTGAATGAGACTGTAGTTGGAACTCAAGGTAGCCAAGCAATATGA